The genomic segment GCGCCGAGGTATAGGTTGTGATTCCCGCTTGGCTGCCGGCGATGGCAATGTAATAAAGCGTCCCTTCTTTGGGCAGCGCCTCCACAACGAACAGCGCCCCATCTGCGCCTACATAGACGAACTGCGTCCATGTCGTCCCGTTTATTGGAATGTCACGTTTATCAACAGGGTCGCTGCTGATCGCGCTGGCAAAGCGATCTTTCACTGCCTTCACCGCTACGCCCAGATCGTCCCCGGACATTTCAAGCGTGCCGAGGGTGAACGTCGCCGCGCTGTCGGGGGTGGTGATCAGAGCATGATCGTCTTTTTGTACCACCGTCAAATCGGCCCGAACGGTGAAGCTGAAGCGCCCGTCAGGATCGCTGTAGGTGCTGTCGGCGGGCGCGTTTGACTGAAGGCGGCGGGCAACCTCTACCCCGCTCTGCATGATGCGCAAAACGCCATCCGCGCCAACGCTGAAGTTGAATGTTGTCCCCGGCGTTTCGTTGACGAGAAATTCATCTTTGGCAAAAGGGTACAAACGCAGCGAGAGCGTCACGGGCTGAGTGATGTTTAGCATGAGCGCCTTACCCTCTAAGGTGATCGTGAATTTTCCGGTCACCCCATCGTAATCCCCCACATAAAATGCCAACTCGTCGGGGGCGGGGGTATAGGCACGGGCGGCAGCAATCTGTGCCGCCGCTGTCGCAAGGTCAAGCTGATAGCGCTTTTCGACTTGCGCGGCAAGGTCAGCCGTTGGCGTCAAACCAAGCAGCATCTCCAGCAGCGTGAGCCGTGTTGTTTCAAGAAACGCCGTCGTGCTGCTCATATTCGTCAGCAAGACAACCGCCACCCCTTCTGAAGGGACAAGCGACATGCTCGCCGTGTAGCCTTCTACCGACCCGCCATGCTGAACAATGTGGTAGTCTCGGTAGGTTTCCGTCAGCAGCGCGAAGCCATAGCCAATATCGGTAGAAAGGGAGACGGCGATCACCCCATCCCCTTCGGGGCGTCCGGCAAGCCCGATCACAGGGGTTTCCATCAGCAGCCGTGATTCCTCGCTGAGGATGGGCGTCCCCTTCCCCAAAAGGGCGCGAGCATAGGCAGCCATATCGGTAGCGCTGGCAGTAATTGATCCCGCTGGCCCCATCGGTTTCAATGCCTCGTAACCCTCCATTGTCAGCGGGATGGGGGCGAAATCGTTCATCACATCGGGATTGTAGGGTATGGCGTAATTCGGCGTGTGATCAATCGTGGTGATCCCGAACGACGCGGTATTCATACCAAGCGGGGCAAAGATCGCCTTGCGTGTGTAATCTTCCCACGCCATGCCGGTAATCCTTTCGAGGATGAACCCCGCCGCAACATGATTCTGGTTGCAATATTGCCACACCTCACCCGGTTTTGCCGTTGGGGTGATTTCCTTCATGGCAGCGACGGCGGCTTGGCGGG from the Anaerolineales bacterium genome contains:
- a CDS encoding serine hydrolase codes for the protein MKRIAHLVFVVALICALAFTALPTPARAETNTVAIDQAVNALMERYRVPGLGMALLKDGEVVYVQGYGYRDAAAKAPVTAETVFGIGSVSKSFTAMGIMQLVDQGKLDLDAPVTTYLPNFALANPEYTPLLTTRHLISHTSGLPRADEQWINSVPATRQAAVAAMKEITPTAKPGEVWQYCNQNHVAAGFILERITGMAWEDYTRKAIFAPLGMNTASFGITTIDHTPNYAIPYNPDVMNDFAPIPLTMEGYEALKPMGPAGSITASATDMAAYARALLGKGTPILSEESRLLMETPVIGLAGRPEGDGVIAVSLSTDIGYGFALLTETYRDYHIVQHGGSVEGYTASMSLVPSEGVAVVLLTNMSSTTAFLETTRLTLLEMLLGLTPTADLAAQVEKRYQLDLATAAAQIAAARAYTPAPDELAFYVGDYDGVTGKFTITLEGKALMLNITQPVTLSLRLYPFAKDEFLVNETPGTTFNFSVGADGVLRIMQSGVEVARRLQSNAPADSTYSDPDGRFSFTVRADLTVVQKDDHALITTPDSAATFTLGTLEMSGDDLGVAVKAVKDRFASAISSDPVDKRDIPINGTTWTQFVYVGADGALFVVEALPKEGTLYYIAIAGSQAGITTYTSALNTMLLSFKLN